Proteins co-encoded in one Sulfuricystis thermophila genomic window:
- a CDS encoding acyl-CoA carboxylase subunit beta, whose protein sequence is MHEIIEELERKRELARLGGGLKRIDAQHAKGKLTARERIELLLDDGTFEEWDMFKEHRCTDFGMEQTKIPSDGVVTGYGTINGRMVFVFSQDFTVFGGALSEAHAEKICKVMDKAMQVGAPVIGLNDSGGARIQEGVAALGGYAEVFQRNVLASGVIPQISLIMGPCAGGAVYSPAMTDFIFMVKDSSYMFVTGPDVVKTVTHEEVTAEELGGAVTHTTKSGVADLAFENDVEALILLRRFFNYLPLNNREKPPIRPTSDPADRIDMSLDTLVPDNPNKPYDIKELIIKVVDEADFFELQPDHAKNIVIGFARMEGQTVGIVANQPMVLAGCLDIKSSIKAARFVRFCDAFNIPIVTFVDVPGFMPGTAQEYGGIIKHGAKLLYAYAECTVPKITVITRKAYGGAYDVMASKHLRGDVNFAWPSAEIAVMGPKGAVEIIFREEKNDPVKVAAREAEYKAKFANPFVAGARGFIDDVIQPHETRKRICRSLVMLRNKNIANPWRKHGNIPL, encoded by the coding sequence ATGCACGAGATCATTGAAGAACTGGAAAGAAAACGCGAGCTGGCGCGCCTTGGCGGCGGACTGAAACGCATCGACGCCCAGCACGCCAAAGGCAAGCTCACCGCACGCGAGCGCATCGAGCTCCTGCTCGACGACGGCACCTTCGAAGAGTGGGATATGTTCAAGGAACACCGCTGCACCGACTTCGGCATGGAGCAGACCAAGATTCCTTCCGATGGCGTGGTGACCGGCTACGGCACCATCAACGGCCGCATGGTGTTCGTTTTTTCGCAGGATTTCACCGTCTTCGGCGGCGCTTTGTCGGAAGCGCACGCCGAGAAGATCTGTAAGGTCATGGACAAGGCGATGCAGGTCGGTGCCCCGGTGATCGGGCTCAACGACTCCGGCGGGGCACGCATCCAAGAAGGCGTGGCGGCCTTGGGCGGTTATGCCGAGGTGTTCCAGAGAAACGTGCTTGCTTCCGGCGTGATCCCGCAGATTTCACTCATCATGGGTCCCTGCGCCGGCGGAGCGGTGTATTCGCCGGCGATGACCGACTTCATCTTCATGGTCAAGGACAGCTCCTACATGTTCGTGACAGGCCCCGACGTGGTGAAGACGGTCACGCACGAAGAGGTGACGGCCGAGGAGCTGGGCGGTGCCGTGACGCACACGACGAAATCGGGTGTTGCCGATCTCGCCTTCGAAAACGACGTCGAGGCACTGATCCTCCTGCGTCGCTTCTTCAACTACCTGCCCTTGAACAACCGTGAGAAACCGCCGATCCGGCCGACCAGTGACCCGGCCGATCGCATCGACATGAGTCTCGACACACTGGTGCCGGACAACCCGAACAAGCCCTATGACATCAAGGAGCTGATCATCAAGGTCGTCGATGAGGCCGACTTTTTCGAGCTGCAACCGGATCACGCCAAGAACATCGTCATCGGTTTCGCGCGCATGGAAGGGCAGACCGTCGGCATCGTCGCCAACCAGCCGATGGTGCTGGCGGGTTGTCTCGACATCAAGAGCTCGATCAAGGCAGCGCGCTTCGTGCGTTTTTGTGATGCCTTCAACATTCCGATCGTCACCTTCGTCGATGTGCCGGGCTTCATGCCGGGGACGGCACAGGAATACGGCGGCATCATCAAGCACGGCGCGAAGCTGCTCTATGCCTATGCCGAATGCACGGTGCCGAAGATCACCGTGATCACCCGCAAAGCCTACGGTGGGGCTTACGACGTGATGGCGTCGAAACACCTGCGTGGCGATGTGAACTTTGCCTGGCCTTCGGCCGAGATCGCCGTGATGGGGCCGAAAGGGGCGGTGGAGATCATCTTCCGCGAGGAAAAGAACGATCCGGTCAAGGTGGCAGCCCGCGAAGCCGAATACAAGGCCAAGTTCGCCAATCCTTTCGTTGCCGGCGCGCGCGGCTTCATCGACGACGTCATCCAGCCGCACGAGACGAGAAAGCGCATCTGTCGCTCGTTGGTGATGCTCAGGAACAAGAATATTGCCAACCCGTGGCGCAAGCACGGCAACATTCCGCTGTAA
- the meaB gene encoding methylmalonyl Co-A mutase-associated GTPase MeaB, which translates to MSDIDRLAPEDQALIAGVLAGQRRALAKAITLIESTRPDHQERAAAVLDALLPQTGNSLRIGITGVPGAGKSTFIEAFGLYLIEQGLKVAVLAVDPSSKRSGGSILGDKTRMERLSQNEAAFIRPSPAAGALGGVAAKTREAMLLCEAAGFDVVIVETVGVGQSETEVAGMTDVFVLLQLPNAGDDLQAIKKGIIELADLIIYNKVDLDAAAAERAAIQMRSVLAMLSPATANWQPRVLQISALQGTGIAAVWATLQEYRQIVTDSGALAEKRRRQSLDWMWQLIDVSLRQRFQSHPAVRATLPDLTRAVQKGETSPTAAAQRLLNLLNRYF; encoded by the coding sequence TTGTCTGACATCGACCGGCTCGCCCCTGAAGATCAAGCACTGATCGCAGGCGTGCTCGCCGGCCAACGCCGCGCGCTTGCCAAAGCCATCACCCTGATCGAGTCGACGCGCCCCGATCATCAGGAGCGCGCTGCAGCGGTGCTGGATGCTTTGTTGCCGCAGACGGGAAACAGCTTGCGTATCGGCATCACCGGTGTGCCCGGGGCCGGTAAATCCACCTTCATCGAAGCGTTTGGTCTTTATCTCATCGAGCAGGGACTGAAGGTCGCGGTGCTCGCCGTCGATCCCTCCTCGAAGCGTAGCGGCGGCTCGATTCTGGGAGACAAGACGCGCATGGAGCGCTTGAGCCAGAACGAAGCCGCTTTCATTCGCCCTTCGCCCGCTGCCGGAGCCTTGGGCGGCGTGGCGGCGAAGACGCGCGAGGCCATGCTCCTTTGCGAGGCGGCCGGCTTCGATGTCGTGATCGTCGAAACCGTCGGCGTCGGCCAGTCGGAAACCGAGGTGGCAGGCATGACCGACGTCTTCGTCCTGCTGCAGTTGCCGAACGCTGGCGACGATTTGCAGGCGATCAAGAAGGGCATCATCGAGCTCGCCGATCTCATCATATACAACAAAGTCGATTTGGATGCTGCTGCGGCGGAACGTGCGGCCATCCAAATGCGCTCGGTGCTCGCCATGCTCAGCCCGGCGACAGCGAACTGGCAGCCGCGCGTCTTGCAGATCAGCGCCCTGCAGGGCACGGGCATCGCAGCGGTGTGGGCAACATTGCAGGAGTATCGCCAGATCGTGACCGACTCGGGGGCGCTGGCCGAAAAACGCCGCCGCCAGTCGCTGGACTGGATGTGGCAGCTGATCGATGTCAGCCTGCGCCAACGCTTTCAATCCCACCCCGCCGTGAGGGCAACGCTGCCCGATCTGACCCGTGCGGTTCAGAAGGGTGAAACCTCCCCCACGGCAGCCGCGCAGCGGCTCTTGAATCTGCTGAATCGGTATTTTTAG
- a CDS encoding type II toxin-antitoxin system VapC family toxin has translation MRSILIDTGPLVALFGRKDRHHDEYRARMLAADAEGLRFITTWPCIVEAAYLLEPPERYDLIEFVTLGGVQLYPFDTAHLEDMLGWMRTYTEPGKREMDLADASLYWLAVDTGINCIMTLDRRDFERYRLPDGRSFEIV, from the coding sequence GTGCGAAGCATTCTGATTGATACCGGTCCGCTGGTCGCTCTGTTCGGCCGCAAAGACCGCCACCACGACGAGTATCGCGCGAGGATGCTGGCCGCCGATGCCGAGGGGCTGCGCTTCATCACCACCTGGCCATGCATCGTCGAAGCCGCTTACTTGCTCGAGCCGCCCGAGCGCTACGACCTCATCGAGTTCGTCACTCTGGGCGGCGTCCAGCTCTACCCTTTCGATACCGCCCATCTCGAAGACATGCTCGGCTGGATGCGAACCTACACCGAGCCCGGCAAGAGAGAAATGGACCTTGCCGATGCGTCGCTCTACTGGCTCGCCGTCGATACGGGCATCAACTGCATCATGACGCTCGATCGACGCGATTTCGAGCGTTATCGACTGCCGGACGGACGGAGTTTCGAGATTGTCTGA
- a CDS encoding CopG family transcriptional regulator: MALSVRLDPLLESRVEQEARRRGITKSEVVKDALERMLGMKSPSAVYRQIIERQPYAVNEPQTEYSENSGEKFKALLRAKHSD; this comes from the coding sequence ATGGCCCTTTCCGTCCGTCTCGATCCTTTGTTGGAAAGTCGCGTCGAGCAGGAAGCCCGACGGCGCGGTATCACCAAGTCCGAAGTCGTCAAGGATGCGCTGGAGCGCATGCTCGGCATGAAGAGCCCATCGGCCGTGTATCGCCAAATCATCGAACGCCAGCCCTACGCGGTCAATGAGCCGCAGACCGAGTATTCCGAAAACAGCGGCGAGAAGTTCAAGGCGCTCCTGCGTGCGAAGCATTCTGATTGA
- the scpA gene encoding methylmalonyl-CoA mutase, whose translation MSQYPQVTIPGLDVWAKVAAKSAPEGDVTKLSWTTPEGLTVKPLYTKADTDGLPFADTLPGFEPFVRGPQATMYAARPWTIRQYAGFSTAEESNAFYRKALASGAQGVSVAFDLATHRGYDSDHPRVVGDVGKAGVAIDSVEDMKILFDGIPLDKVSVSMTMNGAVLPVLAGYVVAAEEQGVGQDKLSGTIQNDILKEFMVRNTYIYPPEPSMRIIADIIAYTAEKMPKFNSISISGYHIQEAGATQALELAFTLADGMEYVRTAMKRGLDVDAFAGRLSFFFGIGMNFYLEIAKLRAARLLWWRIMKDFGAKNPKSLMLRTHCQTSGWSLTEQDPYNNIVRTTIEALAAVFGGTQSLHTNAFDEAIALPTEFSARIARNTQILIQEETHITNVIDPWGGSYMMEKLTQEMADKAWSIIEEVEAMGGMTHAVETGWAKLQIEKCAAEKQARIDSGQDVIVGVNKYRLDKEVSVDILEVDNHAVREAQIARLKEIRARRDNAKVAAALDALTEAARTGTGNLLDLSIKAARLRATVGEISDALEKVWGRHRATHQVVSGVYSSAFGSTPGLDEVREEVEEFAAAEGRRPRIMIAKLGQDGHDRGAKVVATAFADLGFDVDIGPLFQTPEEAARQAIENDVHAVGVSTLAAGHKTLVPQLIEALKAQGADDIVVFVGGVIPAQDYEALYAAGAKGIFGPGTPIPQCAGEVLRAIRAAHLPRNA comes from the coding sequence ATGAGCCAATATCCGCAAGTGACGATTCCCGGCCTGGATGTCTGGGCCAAGGTGGCCGCGAAATCTGCGCCCGAGGGCGATGTGACGAAGCTTTCCTGGACGACGCCCGAGGGCTTGACCGTGAAGCCGCTCTATACGAAGGCCGATACGGATGGCTTGCCGTTTGCCGACACGCTGCCCGGCTTCGAGCCCTTCGTGCGCGGCCCGCAGGCGACGATGTACGCCGCGCGGCCGTGGACGATCCGCCAATACGCCGGTTTCTCCACCGCCGAGGAATCGAACGCCTTCTACCGCAAAGCGCTGGCCTCCGGCGCGCAGGGCGTCTCGGTGGCCTTCGATCTGGCCACGCACCGTGGTTACGACTCCGATCATCCGCGTGTCGTCGGCGATGTCGGCAAAGCCGGTGTCGCGATCGATTCGGTCGAGGACATGAAGATTCTCTTCGATGGCATCCCGCTCGACAAGGTCTCGGTGTCGATGACGATGAACGGCGCGGTGCTGCCGGTGCTGGCCGGCTACGTGGTCGCCGCCGAGGAGCAGGGGGTTGGTCAGGACAAGCTCTCCGGCACGATCCAGAACGACATCCTCAAAGAGTTCATGGTCAGGAACACCTACATCTATCCGCCGGAACCGTCGATGCGCATCATCGCCGACATCATCGCCTACACGGCGGAGAAGATGCCGAAGTTCAACTCGATCTCGATCTCCGGCTATCACATCCAGGAAGCCGGCGCCACACAAGCGCTGGAGCTCGCCTTCACGCTGGCCGACGGCATGGAATACGTGCGCACCGCGATGAAGCGGGGCTTGGATGTCGATGCCTTCGCCGGGCGGCTGTCGTTCTTCTTCGGCATCGGCATGAATTTTTATCTGGAGATCGCGAAGCTCAGGGCCGCTCGTCTCCTGTGGTGGCGCATCATGAAAGACTTCGGCGCGAAGAATCCGAAATCGTTGATGCTGCGTACCCATTGTCAGACTTCCGGCTGGAGTCTCACCGAGCAGGATCCCTACAACAACATCGTGCGCACGACGATCGAGGCGCTCGCCGCCGTGTTCGGTGGCACGCAGTCGCTGCACACCAATGCGTTCGATGAGGCGATCGCGCTGCCCACCGAGTTTTCGGCGCGTATCGCCCGGAATACGCAGATCCTGATCCAGGAAGAAACCCACATCACGAATGTCATCGATCCGTGGGGCGGCAGCTACATGATGGAAAAGCTCACGCAGGAGATGGCCGACAAGGCGTGGAGCATCATCGAAGAGGTCGAGGCGATGGGCGGCATGACTCATGCGGTGGAGACCGGCTGGGCCAAGCTGCAGATCGAGAAGTGCGCGGCGGAAAAGCAGGCGCGCATCGATTCGGGCCAGGATGTGATCGTCGGCGTCAACAAATACCGGCTCGACAAGGAAGTTTCGGTCGACATCCTCGAAGTCGACAACCATGCGGTGCGCGAAGCGCAGATCGCGCGGCTCAAGGAGATTCGCGCCCGCCGCGACAATGCGAAGGTTGCAGCAGCGCTCGATGCACTGACCGAGGCGGCGAGGACGGGAACGGGCAATCTGCTCGATCTTTCGATCAAGGCGGCGCGCTTGCGCGCCACGGTCGGTGAGATTTCCGATGCGCTGGAAAAGGTTTGGGGCCGACATCGCGCGACGCACCAGGTCGTTTCCGGTGTTTATTCGTCGGCATTCGGCAGTACGCCGGGTCTCGACGAGGTGCGTGAAGAGGTCGAAGAATTCGCCGCCGCCGAGGGCCGCCGACCGCGCATCATGATCGCCAAGCTCGGCCAGGACGGTCACGACCGCGGCGCGAAAGTGGTGGCCACGGCCTTCGCCGATCTCGGCTTCGACGTCGACATCGGTCCGCTGTTCCAAACCCCCGAGGAGGCCGCACGTCAGGCGATCGAAAACGACGTGCATGCCGTGGGCGTCTCGACCCTCGCCGCCGGTCACAAGACACTGGTACCGCAGCTCATCGAAGCGCTCAAGGCACAGGGTGCGGACGACATCGTCGTCTTCGTCGGCGGCGTGATCCCGGCGCAGGACTACGAGGCGCTCTACGCCGCCGGCGCCAAAGGCATCTTTGGCCCTGGCACGCCGATCCCGCAGTGTGCTGGCGAAGTGCTGCGCGCGATCCGGGCGGCGCATTTGCCACGGAACGCTTGA